Proteins co-encoded in one Astyanax mexicanus isolate ESR-SI-001 chromosome 1, AstMex3_surface, whole genome shotgun sequence genomic window:
- the cdca5 gene encoding sororin isoform X1 — translation MSSRTPRSASTGLIKSRETDEGSQQRRRSARLSGNEENLPPKDEVPRVSVKRSITVRKIAPRKTQVPSEPIKENVERRSSAGNRKRSQGSNSPVQTEAPAPKPTILSPIQAPSSPPPQPKDPEPEQDPVWSNKVRRSYSRLSMGDRSFESPKSASSPTRRETLFGFERLQTPEVIRKADVSKGALQSSTSLCVGSFNLSAADDGESNPPEPDMNIPGVCLVKKNPRRKRVQQIKMSELDLLAAQMNAEFEEAESFELLVE, via the exons ATGAGCAGCAGGACACCGCGGTCAGCGTCGACTGGCCTCATAAAAAGCAGAG AAACAGATGAAGGCAGCCAACAGCGAAGGAGATCAGCAAGGCTGTCGGGGAATGAAGAAAACCTGCCCCCCAAAGATGAG GTTCCACGCGTTTCTGTTAAACGCTCCATCACTGTACGAAAAATTGCACCCAGGAAAACTCAG GTACCATCAGAGCCTATCAAGGAAAATGTGGAAAGAAGATCCAGTGCCGGAAACAGAAAGAGGTCCCAAGGCTCAAACAGCCCAGTCCAAACAGAGGCACCAGCACCCAAGCCCACCATCCTGTCCCCAATACAAGCGCCTTCATCACCCCCTCCCCAGCCCAAAGACCCGGAGCCAGAGCAGGATCCTGTTTGGTCTAACAAGGTCCGTCGGTCTTACAGCCGTTTGAGCATGGGAGATCGGTCTTTTGAAAGTCCAAAATCTGCCTCATCCCCCACACGCCGCGAAACCCTGTTTGGGTTTGAGAGGCTCCAGACCCCTGAGGTGATTCGTAAGGCTGACGTGTCAAAGGGAGCGCTCCAATCCTCAACATCACTGTGTGTAGGATCTTTCAACCTCTCAGCAGCTGATGACGGCGAGTCCAACCCCCCAGAACCTGACATGAACATACCCGGAGTTTGCCTGGTGAAGAAGAACCCTCGAAGGAAGAGGGTCCAACAGATTAAG ATGTCAGAGTTGGACCTTCTTGCCGCACAAATGAATGCTGAGTTTGAAGAAGCTGAGTCCTTTGAATTGCTGGTAGAATGA
- the cdca5 gene encoding sororin isoform X2: MSSRTPRSASTGLIKSRDEGSQQRRRSARLSGNEENLPPKDEVPRVSVKRSITVRKIAPRKTQVPSEPIKENVERRSSAGNRKRSQGSNSPVQTEAPAPKPTILSPIQAPSSPPPQPKDPEPEQDPVWSNKVRRSYSRLSMGDRSFESPKSASSPTRRETLFGFERLQTPEVIRKADVSKGALQSSTSLCVGSFNLSAADDGESNPPEPDMNIPGVCLVKKNPRRKRVQQIKMSELDLLAAQMNAEFEEAESFELLVE; the protein is encoded by the exons ATGAGCAGCAGGACACCGCGGTCAGCGTCGACTGGCCTCATAAAAAGCAGAG ATGAAGGCAGCCAACAGCGAAGGAGATCAGCAAGGCTGTCGGGGAATGAAGAAAACCTGCCCCCCAAAGATGAG GTTCCACGCGTTTCTGTTAAACGCTCCATCACTGTACGAAAAATTGCACCCAGGAAAACTCAG GTACCATCAGAGCCTATCAAGGAAAATGTGGAAAGAAGATCCAGTGCCGGAAACAGAAAGAGGTCCCAAGGCTCAAACAGCCCAGTCCAAACAGAGGCACCAGCACCCAAGCCCACCATCCTGTCCCCAATACAAGCGCCTTCATCACCCCCTCCCCAGCCCAAAGACCCGGAGCCAGAGCAGGATCCTGTTTGGTCTAACAAGGTCCGTCGGTCTTACAGCCGTTTGAGCATGGGAGATCGGTCTTTTGAAAGTCCAAAATCTGCCTCATCCCCCACACGCCGCGAAACCCTGTTTGGGTTTGAGAGGCTCCAGACCCCTGAGGTGATTCGTAAGGCTGACGTGTCAAAGGGAGCGCTCCAATCCTCAACATCACTGTGTGTAGGATCTTTCAACCTCTCAGCAGCTGATGACGGCGAGTCCAACCCCCCAGAACCTGACATGAACATACCCGGAGTTTGCCTGGTGAAGAAGAACCCTCGAAGGAAGAGGGTCCAACAGATTAAG ATGTCAGAGTTGGACCTTCTTGCCGCACAAATGAATGCTGAGTTTGAAGAAGCTGAGTCCTTTGAATTGCTGGTAGAATGA